Proteins encoded in a region of the Myxococcales bacterium genome:
- a CDS encoding serine/threonine protein kinase, whose amino-acid sequence MRRVGARGNTTASRVKTLLLHAEARHGPKAADELLGVVGLEREYLEDEGRALSRDLWLSALEAFAARYGRDELLCTTESVVHPENLGVWTRVVRGATSPEAAYRQLDQQGGEDVMTERWVTLESSPTGWRGMVPVHPESELETSGLPSLARAAELAALPLLFGRAPARVSVRGNTEDAMIELEATWSDEPRARLGRSAAIGAAVAGVGGLGLGLTPSLALTAVGVSALVSAGLDALRGFELRRRAIQSQQSRRISLLERASSLRELRERQLDVFRAGSVVAAKYRLERRLGAGGIGTIWEAIRLGDREHVAIKLLKASVAHDSVVADRLRLEAAALGLAWHPNVVEILDEGHLPDGSCFLVMERLEGESLEQRLTRTTTLEADALLPIALEICDALAAVHAAGIVHRDLKPSNVFLARIGSAERVKLLDFGIARVEWAETRLTLSGVPLGTAGYMSPEQEHGQTVDGRSDLYALGALLYRCLTGKRPEAELAEQLDRLDDDSGVRRLLPEAWRAIIKRAAAPFAPDRHADARAMREALSATSAHGDELRRSTR is encoded by the coding sequence GTGCGAAGGGTCGGTGCCAGGGGGAACACCACGGCGTCGCGCGTGAAGACGCTGCTGCTGCATGCCGAGGCCCGCCACGGGCCGAAGGCGGCCGACGAGCTCCTGGGCGTGGTCGGCCTGGAGCGTGAGTATCTCGAGGATGAGGGGCGGGCCCTCTCCCGAGATCTGTGGCTGAGCGCGCTCGAGGCGTTTGCGGCGCGTTACGGCCGAGACGAGCTGCTCTGCACGACCGAGAGTGTGGTCCACCCCGAGAACCTCGGTGTCTGGACCCGCGTCGTGCGGGGGGCGACCTCCCCGGAGGCGGCGTACCGGCAGCTCGACCAGCAGGGCGGTGAAGACGTGATGACCGAACGCTGGGTCACGCTCGAGTCCTCGCCCACCGGCTGGCGCGGCATGGTGCCGGTGCATCCCGAGAGCGAGCTCGAAACGAGTGGCCTGCCGAGCCTGGCGCGCGCGGCCGAGCTCGCTGCCTTGCCGCTGCTCTTCGGTCGAGCCCCCGCGCGGGTGTCCGTGCGCGGCAACACCGAGGACGCAATGATTGAGCTCGAGGCAACCTGGTCCGACGAACCCCGTGCGCGGCTCGGCCGGTCGGCGGCGATTGGCGCCGCGGTGGCTGGCGTCGGAGGGCTCGGACTCGGCCTCACACCGAGCCTGGCGCTGACTGCCGTCGGCGTGAGCGCGCTCGTGAGTGCCGGGCTGGACGCGCTGCGTGGTTTCGAGCTGCGACGGCGAGCCATTCAGAGCCAGCAGTCGCGGCGCATCTCCCTGCTCGAGCGCGCGTCGAGCCTGCGGGAGCTGCGCGAACGGCAGCTCGATGTCTTCCGCGCCGGCTCGGTCGTAGCCGCGAAATATCGACTCGAACGCCGCTTGGGCGCGGGGGGGATCGGCACTATCTGGGAGGCCATCCGGCTCGGCGACCGAGAACACGTCGCCATCAAGCTGCTCAAGGCGTCAGTCGCCCACGATTCGGTGGTGGCCGACCGGCTGCGGCTCGAAGCCGCAGCGCTGGGGCTCGCCTGGCACCCGAACGTCGTCGAGATCCTGGACGAGGGTCACTTGCCCGACGGCAGCTGTTTCCTGGTCATGGAGCGCCTCGAAGGGGAGAGCCTCGAGCAGCGCCTGACCCGGACGACCACCCTCGAGGCCGATGCGCTCCTGCCGATTGCCCTCGAGATCTGCGACGCACTCGCCGCCGTGCACGCGGCGGGGATCGTGCATCGTGACCTCAAACCCAGCAACGTGTTCCTGGCTCGTATCGGCTCGGCCGAACGCGTCAAGTTGCTCGACTTCGGCATCGCTCGTGTGGAGTGGGCGGAGACACGATTGACGTTGAGCGGCGTGCCCTTGGGCACCGCCGGCTACATGTCACCGGAGCAGGAGCACGGACAAACGGTCGACGGGCGGAGTGATCTCTACGCTCTCGGCGCGCTGCTCTATCGCTGTCTCACCGGCAAGCGCCCCGAAGCGGAATTGGCCGAGCAGCTCGACCGACTCGACGACGACTCGGGCGTACGCAGGCTGCTGCCCGAGGCCTGGCGGGCCATCATCAAGCGCGCGGCCGCGCCGTTTGCCCCCGATCGTCACGCCGACGCCCGAGCCATGCGTGAAGCGCTCAGCGCCACCTCGGCTCACGGGGACGAACTGCGCCGCAGCACACGATAA
- a CDS encoding PQQ-binding-like beta-propeller repeat protein, with protein MSAIHVVVRPQRDNPPAALEPLRGLFDVVVDGVNVTARVGESHALPVLAELAHAVANLVSGRRRRATIQLYSEQEVWELGLEADADAVLLSVFRSGPMPEVAVQERRVPLTDLSRAVATALAEAPLGGAGRAIEAALAAARDALESAERAVVPRAERQPVEISPRASRGIALFAKASFRRGGAPVEALSERRLERADLHSLLVSGEAGFTIRGKTASLGSVHLFLLAERLLALADDALEAWQHGRALFRRVELGSARISVQRGVGDLPLSLSVQSAATGADRVTFPELDPAGLVLASVRYARALADAFVSADPSQARNLRLTALVSQCRALSERVEDALADDSLTNSQPASYRSFSIPARKSETRGRWEHGGKMRFVPRWVATVPNIDLRATFLCGDRLIVGSEREMACIHRAHGTLLWRVPANRAASVATPAGIARLAPDGRIRLLDLDDGQTRFALALKPRAGGGAAGAVVHTPGLPKLLVVAEGERTVTAIDLVSGEVRWRHTLRRPGSYRVRRAGKLLLVAGDSVLVALDVASGEVVWRMRERLPFTGDVAVDHDSAFAVVSGASSARLVMFDPWTGESRWATDLEERPAVGQAPLLTPTRVAIAVRDRRGSGLVAFDRSTGAEVWSKEPGLAAPTTSWLAVDNDLVGNSASGTLSCLDGDTGDTRYSHVFPRHVDADQPRRLEPVLRSGALFVPQHQVHVVRPRDGEVLGTVPTDLIPDLLRVDERCDVYVAEESGHVAGFGVAAKLALVR; from the coding sequence ATGAGTGCGATTCACGTCGTCGTCCGGCCACAGCGAGATAATCCCCCAGCCGCGCTGGAACCCCTCCGCGGTTTGTTCGACGTCGTCGTGGACGGCGTGAACGTCACCGCAAGAGTGGGCGAGTCCCACGCCCTGCCGGTGCTGGCGGAGCTGGCTCACGCGGTCGCCAACCTGGTCTCGGGCCGGCGCCGGCGGGCGACGATCCAGTTGTACTCGGAGCAAGAGGTCTGGGAGCTCGGACTGGAAGCCGACGCGGATGCGGTCCTGCTCTCGGTCTTCCGCAGCGGCCCGATGCCGGAGGTTGCGGTCCAAGAGCGCCGCGTACCGCTGACGGACCTCAGCCGCGCCGTGGCGACCGCGCTCGCGGAGGCACCGCTGGGCGGAGCCGGCCGCGCGATCGAAGCGGCGCTGGCTGCAGCCAGGGACGCTCTCGAGAGCGCCGAGCGCGCGGTCGTGCCCCGCGCAGAGCGACAGCCGGTCGAGATCTCACCGCGAGCCAGCCGTGGCATCGCGCTGTTTGCCAAGGCCAGCTTTCGCCGCGGCGGCGCGCCGGTCGAGGCGCTGTCCGAGCGCCGCTTGGAACGCGCGGATCTGCACTCGCTGCTGGTGTCCGGGGAAGCGGGTTTCACCATCCGCGGCAAGACCGCCAGCCTCGGCTCGGTGCATCTGTTCTTGCTCGCCGAGCGGCTGCTCGCCCTCGCCGACGACGCCCTCGAAGCCTGGCAGCACGGTCGGGCCTTGTTTCGCCGCGTCGAGCTCGGCAGCGCGCGCATCTCGGTGCAGCGCGGCGTCGGGGATCTCCCGCTGTCGCTCAGCGTGCAGAGCGCCGCGACGGGCGCTGACCGAGTCACCTTCCCGGAGCTCGATCCCGCCGGGCTGGTCCTGGCCTCGGTGCGCTACGCCCGCGCGCTCGCGGACGCGTTCGTGAGCGCTGATCCCAGCCAGGCCCGGAACCTGCGACTCACCGCTCTGGTCAGCCAGTGCCGTGCGCTCTCGGAGCGGGTGGAAGACGCCCTGGCCGACGATTCGCTGACCAACAGCCAACCCGCGAGTTACCGCTCGTTCTCGATCCCGGCGCGGAAGAGCGAGACGCGCGGACGCTGGGAACACGGCGGCAAGATGCGCTTCGTCCCGCGCTGGGTGGCGACGGTGCCGAACATCGATCTGCGCGCCACGTTCCTGTGCGGCGACCGCCTGATCGTGGGTTCGGAGCGCGAGATGGCCTGCATCCACCGCGCGCACGGCACCCTCCTGTGGCGCGTGCCGGCCAATCGCGCCGCCAGCGTCGCGACCCCCGCGGGGATCGCGCGGCTCGCACCGGACGGCCGCATTCGTTTGCTCGACCTCGACGACGGCCAGACTCGCTTTGCGCTGGCGCTCAAGCCGCGGGCTGGCGGCGGCGCGGCGGGCGCCGTGGTGCACACCCCGGGGCTGCCCAAGCTGCTGGTCGTCGCCGAAGGGGAACGCACCGTGACGGCGATCGATCTGGTCTCGGGCGAGGTGCGCTGGCGTCATACCCTGCGGCGCCCCGGCTCGTATCGCGTGCGGCGTGCAGGCAAGCTGCTGCTGGTGGCCGGCGACTCCGTGCTCGTGGCGCTGGACGTGGCATCCGGCGAGGTCGTGTGGCGGATGCGCGAGCGGTTGCCCTTCACCGGCGACGTCGCCGTCGACCACGACTCGGCGTTTGCCGTCGTGAGCGGCGCAAGCTCCGCGCGTCTGGTGATGTTCGATCCTTGGACCGGTGAGTCCCGCTGGGCCACCGATCTGGAAGAGCGCCCGGCGGTGGGCCAGGCCCCGCTGCTCACCCCTACCCGCGTTGCGATCGCCGTGCGCGATCGACGCGGCAGCGGGCTGGTTGCGTTCGATCGCAGCACCGGCGCCGAGGTCTGGAGCAAGGAGCCGGGACTCGCAGCACCGACGACATCGTGGCTCGCCGTCGACAACGATCTCGTAGGCAACAGCGCGTCGGGCACCCTCTCCTGTTTGGACGGCGACACCGGCGACACCCGCTACAGCCACGTGTTCCCGCGGCACGTCGATGCCGATCAACCGCGGCGACTCGAGCCCGTGTTGCGCAGCGGCGCGCTCTTCGTCCCCCAGCATCAGGTGCACGTGGTCCGGCCCCGCGACGGCGAGGTTCTGGGCACCGTGCCCACGGATCTCATCCCGGATCTGCTGCGCGTCGATGAACGCTGCGACGTCTATGTCGCCGAGGAGAGCGGGCACGTGGCCGGTTTCGGTGTCGCAGCGAAGCTCGCGCTGGTGCGCTGA
- a CDS encoding SDR family oxidoreductase: MTKPEDVPLPPLDGWALILGASSGFGEAAARALARAGVDIIGVHLDRRGTMPHVEKLVLELRAMGREAWFYNVNAADEQKRAEVLNDVATRFAERGRGEKVRVLLHSLAFGTLKPLVGEDAVSQKQVDMTSDVMAHSLVYWVQDLLSRQLLSNQGRIFAMTSTGSSQVWRGYGVVSAAKAALESHIRQLALELGPQGITANAICAGVTDTPALKKIPDSEAMKEVALRKNPSHRLTEPEDVGRALVALAQPCTYWLTGNVLFVDGGEAHSG; the protein is encoded by the coding sequence ATGACCAAGCCCGAAGACGTACCGCTGCCGCCGCTGGACGGCTGGGCCCTGATCCTCGGGGCGTCGAGCGGCTTCGGTGAAGCGGCCGCGCGCGCGCTGGCCCGCGCGGGCGTCGACATCATCGGCGTGCACCTCGACCGGCGGGGCACGATGCCCCATGTCGAGAAGCTGGTGCTCGAGCTGCGAGCCATGGGCCGCGAAGCCTGGTTTTACAACGTCAACGCTGCCGACGAGCAGAAGCGCGCGGAAGTTCTCAACGACGTCGCGACGCGCTTTGCCGAGCGCGGTCGCGGTGAGAAGGTGAGGGTGCTCCTGCACTCGCTCGCCTTCGGCACGCTCAAGCCGCTGGTTGGGGAGGACGCGGTCAGTCAGAAGCAGGTGGACATGACCAGCGACGTCATGGCGCACAGCCTGGTCTACTGGGTTCAAGATCTGCTGTCGCGGCAGCTGCTGAGCAATCAGGGTCGAATCTTCGCCATGACCTCCACGGGGTCGTCGCAGGTCTGGCGCGGCTACGGCGTGGTCAGTGCGGCCAAGGCGGCTCTGGAGTCCCACATTCGACAGCTCGCGCTCGAGCTCGGCCCCCAGGGCATCACCGCCAACGCGATCTGCGCGGGCGTCACCGACACGCCGGCGCTGAAGAAGATCCCGGACAGCGAGGCGATGAAAGAGGTCGCGTTGCGCAAGAATCCGTCGCATCGCCTGACCGAGCCGGAAGATGTCGGCCGGGCGCTGGTGGCGCTGGCTCAGCCGTGCACGTACTGGCTCACCGGCAACGTGCTCTTCGTCGACGGCGGCGAAGCCCATAGCGGGTGA
- a CDS encoding sigma-70 family RNA polymerase sigma factor: MPSDPSELESETTLLTGMIADEERAWRDFNDRYARLIYRCITRVTSRFSAVVGPDDVREIYAMLCVQLLANDKRKLRSFEPGRGNKLGSWIGMLAIHSAYDHLRSLRREPKRGNLSEAEGLSSELPDPHDVCVLRQQVGIVSEILADFSDKDREFITLYYGEGLEPEEIAERMTISVKTVYSKKHKIRSRLEALLVDRRLAA, translated from the coding sequence ATGCCCTCCGACCCGAGTGAGTTGGAGAGCGAAACGACGCTGCTCACGGGAATGATCGCCGACGAGGAGCGGGCCTGGCGGGACTTCAACGACCGCTACGCCCGGCTGATCTACCGCTGCATCACCCGGGTCACGTCCCGATTCTCGGCGGTCGTGGGACCCGACGACGTCCGCGAGATCTACGCAATGCTGTGCGTGCAGCTGCTCGCGAATGACAAGCGCAAGTTGCGCAGCTTCGAGCCCGGCCGTGGCAACAAACTCGGTAGCTGGATTGGAATGCTCGCGATCCACAGCGCGTACGACCACTTGCGCTCGCTGCGGCGGGAGCCGAAGCGCGGCAACCTGAGTGAGGCCGAGGGCCTGTCGTCCGAGCTTCCGGACCCGCACGATGTGTGTGTGCTCCGCCAGCAGGTCGGTATCGTCAGCGAGATCCTCGCTGACTTCAGCGACAAAGACCGCGAGTTCATCACGCTCTACTACGGGGAAGGCCTCGAGCCCGAAGAGATCGCCGAGCGCATGACCATCAGCGTGAAGACCGTCTACTCGAAGAAGCACAAGATCCGCAGCCGGCTCGAGGCCCTGCTGGTCGACCGCCGCCTCGCCGCTTGA
- the guaA gene encoding glutamine-hydrolyzing GMP synthase: MTSRQAVLILDYGSQYTQLIARRIRESSVYCEIHPGTLPLSAIRELAPQAIVLSGGPDSVYGESSPKSDPGLFELGVPVLGICYGQQLMAHQLGGKVEASSHHEYGSAKLTVKDPTGIFSAFTRGEELGVWMSHGDRLTALPPGFHSLGESLNAPLSAIADPARKLYGIQFHPEVAHTPRGAELLRAFLFEVAELEPSWTPGSFVEEAIANVSEKVGPNERVLCGLSGGVDSSVAAVLCHKALGDRLVCIFVDNGLLREHERETVEHTMRQSFHLNLVVADSRKRFLDALAGVTEPEAKRKIIGREFIEVFDEHAAKVENAKWLVQGTLYPDVIESVSVRGPSAVIKSHHNVGGLPEHMKLGLIEPLRELFKDEVRRAGEALGMPHDVLWRHPFPGPGLAVRCLGDLTEARLSVLRKADAIVDEEIRAAGLYSSLWQAFAVLLPVKSVGVMGDDRTYEETCVVRAVGSSDGMTADWARLPHDVLAIISARITNEVRGINRVVYDISSKPPATIEWE; the protein is encoded by the coding sequence ATGACGAGCCGACAGGCCGTGCTCATCCTCGACTACGGGTCGCAATACACACAGCTGATTGCCCGCCGCATTCGCGAGTCGAGTGTGTACTGCGAGATCCACCCCGGAACCCTCCCTCTCTCCGCGATCCGCGAGCTCGCCCCGCAGGCCATCGTGCTGTCGGGCGGCCCCGACAGTGTCTACGGCGAGAGCTCTCCCAAGAGTGACCCGGGGTTGTTCGAGCTCGGAGTTCCGGTGCTCGGCATCTGTTACGGGCAGCAGCTGATGGCGCATCAGCTCGGTGGCAAGGTGGAGGCGAGCTCCCACCACGAGTACGGCTCCGCCAAGCTGACGGTGAAGGACCCCACCGGCATCTTCTCGGCGTTCACCCGTGGCGAAGAGCTTGGTGTGTGGATGAGCCACGGCGACCGCCTCACCGCGTTGCCGCCGGGGTTCCACTCGCTCGGCGAGAGCCTCAACGCACCCCTCTCAGCCATCGCCGATCCGGCACGCAAGCTGTACGGCATCCAGTTTCACCCCGAGGTCGCCCACACTCCGCGCGGCGCCGAGCTGCTGCGCGCGTTCTTGTTCGAGGTGGCGGAGCTGGAACCCAGCTGGACACCGGGCTCCTTCGTCGAAGAGGCGATCGCGAATGTGAGCGAAAAGGTGGGGCCGAACGAGCGGGTGCTCTGCGGCCTCTCCGGCGGCGTCGACTCGTCCGTCGCGGCAGTGCTCTGCCACAAGGCGCTCGGAGATCGCCTGGTGTGCATCTTCGTGGACAACGGCCTCTTGCGGGAGCACGAGCGGGAGACCGTCGAGCACACCATGCGCCAGAGTTTCCACCTGAACCTGGTGGTCGCCGACTCACGCAAGCGTTTCCTGGACGCGCTCGCCGGCGTGACGGAGCCCGAGGCCAAGCGAAAGATCATCGGCCGCGAGTTCATCGAGGTGTTCGACGAGCACGCCGCGAAGGTGGAGAACGCCAAGTGGCTGGTGCAAGGCACACTCTACCCGGACGTGATCGAGAGTGTCAGCGTGCGCGGACCGAGCGCCGTCATCAAGAGCCACCACAACGTCGGCGGCCTGCCCGAGCACATGAAGCTCGGGCTGATCGAACCGCTTCGCGAGCTGTTCAAAGACGAGGTGCGGCGCGCGGGCGAGGCCCTCGGCATGCCCCACGACGTGCTCTGGCGCCACCCCTTCCCCGGGCCTGGGCTGGCGGTGCGTTGCCTAGGCGATCTCACCGAGGCGCGCCTGTCGGTGCTGCGCAAGGCCGACGCCATCGTCGACGAAGAGATCCGCGCCGCGGGCCTGTACAGCTCGCTGTGGCAGGCGTTCGCGGTGCTCTTGCCCGTCAAGAGCGTGGGCGTGATGGGCGACGACCGGACCTACGAAGAGACGTGTGTGGTCCGCGCGGTCGGCTCGAGCGACGGCATGACCGCGGACTGGGCTCGCCTGCCCCACGACGTGTTGGCGATCATCAGCGCGCGCATCACCAACGAGGTGCGCGGCATCAACCGCGTCGTCTACGACATCAGCAGCAAACCGCCCGCGACCATCGAGTGGGAGTGA
- a CDS encoding amidohydrolase family protein: MALSRRGILGLSACFGLGGLIGARLGVPKALGPGAPRPVTGRARAMVEEAYDGLDRTRIWDAHVHITGIGTGGSGCWVNPDSRRLTSPWRNFKFDVFREAAGISDMARADAQYVERLLALHHLSNPQGRLVAFAFDYFVTDAGDERPSATEFFVPNEYVFRLAEKNPEIVACASIHPYRPDAIERLNQAEAAGAVAIKWLPNAMGMDPASSQCDAFYKRLAELDMPLISHAGQELAVHSPDAQELGNPLRLRRALQAGVRVVVAHAASLGIVEDLDAAERQKLQSFDAFMRLFSESKYEKLLFADISAITQFHRLPGPLRELLKDQGKHARLLNGSDYPLPAIDPLISTRMLVKEGFLRAEDREPLNEIYAHNPLLFDFVVKRRVSHEYNDRTYTFPPKVFETAAFFERKKS, translated from the coding sequence ATGGCGTTGAGCCGGCGTGGCATCTTGGGACTTTCAGCCTGCTTCGGGCTCGGCGGCCTGATCGGCGCCCGGCTCGGAGTGCCCAAGGCCCTCGGTCCCGGCGCGCCGCGCCCCGTCACCGGTCGCGCTCGGGCGATGGTCGAGGAGGCCTACGACGGGCTCGACCGAACCCGCATCTGGGACGCCCACGTGCACATCACCGGCATCGGGACCGGCGGCAGCGGATGCTGGGTGAACCCCGATTCCCGCCGCCTCACCTCACCCTGGCGCAACTTCAAGTTCGACGTCTTCCGGGAGGCCGCTGGCATCAGCGACATGGCCAGGGCCGACGCCCAGTACGTGGAGCGGCTGTTGGCCCTGCACCATTTGTCGAACCCCCAGGGCCGACTGGTGGCGTTTGCCTTCGATTACTTCGTGACCGACGCCGGCGACGAACGACCGTCGGCGACCGAGTTCTTCGTACCCAACGAGTACGTGTTCCGACTCGCCGAAAAGAACCCGGAAATCGTGGCCTGCGCCTCGATTCACCCGTATCGCCCGGACGCCATCGAGCGCTTGAATCAGGCTGAGGCCGCCGGCGCGGTCGCGATCAAATGGTTGCCCAACGCCATGGGCATGGATCCGGCGAGCTCCCAGTGCGACGCATTCTACAAGCGCCTGGCCGAGCTCGACATGCCCCTGATCAGTCACGCGGGGCAGGAGCTGGCCGTGCATTCGCCCGACGCTCAGGAGCTCGGGAACCCGCTACGACTGCGCCGCGCGCTCCAGGCCGGCGTGCGGGTCGTGGTTGCGCACGCTGCGAGCCTCGGCATCGTGGAGGATCTCGACGCCGCGGAGCGACAGAAGCTGCAGTCCTTCGACGCCTTCATGCGCCTGTTCTCGGAGTCCAAATACGAAAAGCTTCTGTTCGCCGACATCTCCGCGATCACGCAGTTTCATCGCCTGCCCGGGCCGCTGCGGGAGCTCCTGAAAGACCAGGGCAAACACGCACGGCTCCTGAACGGGTCGGACTATCCCCTGCCCGCCATCGACCCGCTGATCAGCACACGCATGCTGGTGAAGGAGGGGTTCTTGCGCGCGGAAGACCGCGAACCACTCAACGAGATCTACGCGCACAACCCGCTGCTGTTCGACTTCGTGGTGAAACGCCGGGTCAGCCACGAGTACAACGACCGGACCTACACCTTTCCCCCGAAGGTGTTCGAGACCGCCGCGTTCTTCGAGCGAAAGAAGAGCTGA
- a CDS encoding class I SAM-dependent methyltransferase: MTERSASRTALMVAAYRARASARPEPLIQDPWAGALAGAEGEEIALGVDRFLVDRELWIAVRTAWLDDQVRRFTRAPNAFRQVVVLGAGFDTRAARLATPGVRFFEVDHPASQQEKLTRLARLDAYPRDAATYVECDFEHHDFLERLTAAGFDSSAPALVTWEGVTMYLNESAIRHTLRRIASGCEPHTVLCFDHLMKKIVDASRKHELEHAARSYVEDLGERFVFGTNDPLPMLYEEGFRHVHGVSFDELALSYTGTYQRNREFRFQRLVLASVTRPADGRLD, from the coding sequence ATGACTGAACGCAGCGCGAGTCGGACGGCACTCATGGTTGCGGCGTATCGCGCCCGGGCCAGCGCGCGGCCGGAGCCGCTGATCCAAGATCCTTGGGCCGGAGCTCTGGCCGGCGCCGAGGGGGAGGAAATTGCGCTGGGCGTGGACCGCTTCCTCGTCGACCGGGAGCTGTGGATCGCCGTCCGCACTGCCTGGCTCGACGACCAGGTGCGCCGCTTCACGCGGGCACCCAACGCCTTCCGCCAGGTCGTCGTGCTCGGCGCAGGCTTCGATACGCGCGCCGCGCGGCTGGCCACGCCGGGGGTCCGCTTCTTCGAGGTCGACCACCCGGCCAGCCAGCAGGAAAAACTCACGCGCCTGGCCCGGCTCGACGCTTACCCCCGAGACGCCGCCACCTACGTCGAGTGCGATTTCGAACATCATGACTTCCTCGAGCGCCTCACCGCGGCGGGTTTCGACAGCAGCGCGCCCGCCCTCGTGACCTGGGAGGGCGTGACGATGTACCTGAACGAGAGCGCCATCCGCCACACCCTCCGACGCATCGCCAGCGGCTGTGAGCCGCACACGGTCCTCTGCTTCGATCACCTGATGAAGAAGATCGTCGATGCGAGCCGCAAACACGAGCTCGAGCACGCGGCCCGCTCCTACGTCGAGGATCTGGGCGAGCGATTCGTCTTCGGCACCAACGATCCGCTGCCCATGCTCTACGAAGAGGGATTTCGCCACGTGCACGGCGTCTCGTTCGACGAGCTCGCGCTCAGCTACACGGGCACCTACCAGCGAAACCGCGAGTTCCGCTTTCAGCGCCTGGTCCTCGCCAGCGTGACGCGGCCCGCGGACGGTCGCCTGGACTGA